The uncultured Carboxylicivirga sp. genomic interval GTCATCATATTTGCTTTGTATTCTTCTAAATAATCTGCTTCTAACATGCTTTCCCAAAGATCGCTTTGTTTGATTTCGCGCCATGCCGAAGTAAGATTTTTTGATTCAATTACAATTACCGACTCGGATTGCATTGCCTGAAGCGGTGTTAGCTTATCTACTTTTAAGAATTGCAGATATACAAAGAAGCCTATAATAAATAGGGCACAGATACCTAAAAGATAAAGGAAGTACTTAAATATTTTCATGGGTTCAATTGTTTTCTCAAGCTATAAATGTGTCTTTATGATCTTTTAAACAGGGATCAAAAGTACCTATATTAACTCACTTTAAATAAAACATTTTTCTTTGTAAAATAGAATTTGGCGAGGTTATTTAGAATCAATTGCAATAAAATGTCATTGTACAGTCTTTTTTGAAAGGCTATTTTTGCGAAAATTTTAAGAATGTATTCAGGCAACATCACAAAGTTATATCTGATCAAAATTGCAAAGTGGTTTATGCTTACCATGCCTATTTTAATGCTTTTTTATCACGATTTAGGTTTTTCAGTAGAGCAATCATTTCGATTAAAAGCAATTTATAGTGTTGCCATAGTTATATTCGAAATTCCATCGGGTTATGCCGCCGATGTTTTGGGACGTAAGCGCACCTTAATAATTGGGAGTATTCTTGGAACTTTGGGTTTTGCTATTTACTCGTTTTCAGCATCGTTTTATGCATTTGCTGCGGCAGAATTGATACTAGGAATTGGCCAAAGTTTTATTAGTGGATCAGATTCTGCTTTGCTATACGATAGCTTAAAAGCCGATGGGAGAGAACATGATTACATTAAATACGAGGGTCGAAACTTTTCGGTAGGAAATTTTAGTGAAGCTATAGCTGGATTTCTTGGAGGAGCTTTGGCTGAGTGGAGTTTGCGAATGCCATTTGTTTTTCAAACAGGTATTGCTTTTATTGCCATTCCTGCCGCATTTATGTTAGTGGAGCCACATCTTTATAGCCGTAAGCACAAAGCTACATGGATTGATATATGGAATGTTGTAAAATATGCCATGCTGAAGAATAAAAGCTTACGCTACAATATTGTTTATTCTTCAATAATTGGATCAGCTACTTTAAGTATGGCATGGATTTATCCTTTGTATTTAAAAGAGATTGGTTTTAGAGAGATTCAGATTGGAACTACCAGTACTTTTTTGAATTTAATAGTAGGTTTTACAACTTTAGGTGCATATAAAATAGAACAACGTTTAAAACCAAAATCAACCGTTGTTGGTACAACTTTTTTAATTACTGGAGGTTTTATTCTTGCAGGTGTTATTCATTCTATATGGATATTACCTCTGTTAGTGGTGTTTTATTTTGCCAGAGGTATCGCAACGCCTGTTCTAAAGGACTATATTAATCGAATTACCCCATCAAATATTAGAGCTACTGTTTTGTCAATCAGAAGTTTACTTATTAGGGCTAATTTTTCTATTTTAGCTCCGTTGTTCGGGTATGTAACGGATACTTTATCATTAAGTCAGGCGTTTATGATTATTGGGGCTGTGTTTTTGGTCTTGACTGGTTCCAGCATATTTCTGTTTCTAAAATCGTTAGAGTCTGGATATTCGAAATAATACTAATTAAGACTGTTTAGTATCGTTATCCATAATTAATAATGCGAATCAACAGTTGAATCCACTTTGGGTTCCTTTATGATACGTTCCTATTCCACGGGTTCTACCCGTGGCTATTATTTGACTAATGATACAACCCCGCAAGTGGGTTGAACTTTGCTATAAAACAATTTGAACTATTGATTCGCTTTAATATCTATTCATTATTTGAATTATAATAAAAAGCTTTCCTATTTTTGAAGAATAATAAAGGATAGATGTCAGAAAATAAATTTCATACAACAACAATTCCAGAAATATTTCATTCTTCAAATTCTAAAACTCCATTTACTCACTGTAAGGTATGTAATAAGGATATTATTTTGAGTGGAGAACCGTATATAATTGAAAAAGCTTTTGGACAGGATTTGGTTAAAGGAAAACGCGATATGATTTTTG includes:
- a CDS encoding MFS transporter; its protein translation is MYSGNITKLYLIKIAKWFMLTMPILMLFYHDLGFSVEQSFRLKAIYSVAIVIFEIPSGYAADVLGRKRTLIIGSILGTLGFAIYSFSASFYAFAAAELILGIGQSFISGSDSALLYDSLKADGREHDYIKYEGRNFSVGNFSEAIAGFLGGALAEWSLRMPFVFQTGIAFIAIPAAFMLVEPHLYSRKHKATWIDIWNVVKYAMLKNKSLRYNIVYSSIIGSATLSMAWIYPLYLKEIGFREIQIGTTSTFLNLIVGFTTLGAYKIEQRLKPKSTVVGTTFLITGGFILAGVIHSIWILPLLVVFYFARGIATPVLKDYINRITPSNIRATVLSIRSLLIRANFSILAPLFGYVTDTLSLSQAFMIIGAVFLVLTGSSIFLFLKSLESGYSK